One genomic window of Euwallacea fornicatus isolate EFF26 chromosome 7, ASM4011564v1, whole genome shotgun sequence includes the following:
- the Esyt2 gene encoding extended synaptotagmin-2 isoform X2, which yields MSVSKETSDTDVKKTSDFSILGILTSTLKKVSFIGVVYLAGYMQWSVAWLIGPLVLSVIREHWKQSRDQRRNAAKLVALSSEKEVVLARLNDLPAWVFFPDIERAEWLNRIMKQLWPSVNLFVKQIVRDSIQPKLKESLEKFKLSGFKFERIILGTVPFRIGGVKVYDKNIDRNEIVMDLDIFYAGDCDVTFYLSGIKGGIKDFQLHGMLRVVMKPLITSPPLVGGLQVFFLNNPDIDFDLVGVADVLDIPGLSDILRRIVLETVANLMVLPNKFPIKLSEEVEAIDLKTPEPEGVLRVHVVEAKHLMKKDIGMLGKGKSDPYAVITVGAQNFKTKVIDNTVDPKWDYWCEFKILESNGQQLYIHVWDKDDTGDNESLGKATVEISNIVSKGTENTWVVLEQAKHGMIHLRFTWLSLSKDYNDLKSILAETQMLQVSTLSTSLFTVFVDSAKNLPQARMSTKPDPYVTLRVGGTTQETAHIMRTIHPVWENGFTFLVANPENDSFYLNVLDKKTNSDIGHFTFKIKSLADKPDLQVIKQPFPLSKSGPESKIVLSMHLRILKRVQEEQPQSSQPMPLERTESTISTASTDSTQALFKPSDGLPSALKQTEPSGIEELIEDSTVLSLNLAPEINTGEQLIHRNPSVTTSAGEAGLGRIQLTLRYSVQRQRLIVVVHKIANIPLKDPSNIPDPYVKLYLLPERAKDSKRKTQVIKDNCNPVFDETFEYVINQAELVGKRLEVTVCSQKQLFTNNSLGQVILDLSQLNLTQPYNAWLDLECQD from the exons ATGAGTGTTAGCAAGGAAACTTCTGATACTGATGTGAAAAAAACTAGTGATTTTAGCATATTGGGAATATTAACTAGTACTCTGAAGAAG GTCTCATTTATCGGAGTGGTGTACCTCGCTGGATATATGCAATGGTCTGTAGCATGGTTAATAGGCCCATTGGTGCTTTCAGTCATCCGGGAGCACTGGAAGCAGTCGCGTGACCAGCGAAGAAATGCTGCCAAGTTGGTAGCTCTATCTAGCGAAAAAGAAGTGGTTTTGGCCAGATTGAACGATCTGCCCGCATGG GTTTTTTTCCCGGATATTGAAAGAGCAGAATGGCTAAACAGA ATAATGAAGCAGTTATGGCCCTCTGTAAATCTCTTCGTGAAGCAAATAGTGAGGGATTCTATACAGCCTAAGCTCAAGGAGAGCCTAGAGAAGTTCAAACTTTCAGGGTTCAAGTTTGAGAGAATAATTTTGGGAACGGTG CCCTTCAGGATCGGTGGGGTCAAGGTATATGATAAAAACATCGACAGAAATGAAATAGTTATGGATCTGGATATTTT TTATGCAGGTGACTGCGAtgttacattttatttatccgGTATCAAAGGCGGAATTAAGGATTTCCAG CTGCATGGCATGCTACGTGTCGTTATGAAACCCTTAATAACTTCCCCTCCCTTGGTAGGGGGCTTACAAGTGTTCTTCTTGAACAATCCAGATATCGATTTTGATTTAGTGGGCGTTGCAGATGTTCTCGATATACCAGGGTTGAG CGATATTTTGAGACGTATTGTATTGGAAACTGTGGCTAATTTGATGGTACTGCCGAATAAATTCCCTATAAAACTAAGCGAAGAAGTGGAAGCAATTGATCTGAAGACTCCAGAACCCGAG GGAGTGTTACGGGTCCATGTGGTGGAGGCCAAGCATCTAATGAAAAAAGATATCGGCATGCTTGGCAAGGGAAAGTCGGATCCCTATGCAGTTATAACCGTTGGAGCCCAGAATTTTAAGACCAAAGTCATCGATAATACCGTGGATCCTAAATGGGATTATTGGTGCGAG TTCAAAATACTGGAATCTAACGGACAGCAGCTCTACATCCACGTTTGGGATAAAGATGATACAGGAGACAACGAAAGCCTTGGAAA AGCTACAGTTGAAATATCAAACATTGTCTCCAAAGGAACAGAAAATACC TGGGTGGTATTGGAACAAGCTAAACATGGCATGATCCATCTAAGATTTACGTGGCTCTCCTTGAGTAAAGATTACAACGATTTAAAATCC ATTTTAGCAGAAACTCAAATGCTCCAGGTCTCCACATTAAGCACGAGCTTATTCACGGTTTTCGTGGATTCCGCAAAGAATCTTCCT CAAGCCAGAATGTCTACCAAGCCAGATCCGTATGTCACCCTGCGTGTCGGAGGCACCACCCAAGAAACTGCCCATATAATGAGGACAATTCATCCGGTTTGGGAAAACGGCTTCACGTTCTTGGTGGCCAATCCAGAAAACGATTCcttttatttgaatgtctTAGATAAAAAGACCAATTCGGATATTGGAcattttacctttaaaataaaaagtttggcAGATAAGCCAGATTTGCAGGTCATCAAGCAGCCATTCCCTTTGTCCAAGTCCGGGCCGGAAAGTAAAATTGTGCTGTCAATGCATTTAAGG atTCTTAAACGAGTACAAGAAGAACAGCCTCAAAGTAGTCAACCAATGCCACTTGAAAGGACGGAATCCACTATTTCGACAGCTTCAACAG ATTCAACTCAAGCCCTTTTTAAACCTTCAGATGGGCTTCCTTCAGCTTTAAAGCAAACAGAACCAAGCGGCATTGAGGAATTAATTGAAGATTCTACGgttttatctttaaatttaGCTCCTGAAATAAATACAGGGGAACAATTAATACACAGAAATCCTAGTGTAACAAC ATCTGCTGGGGAAGCTGGTTTAGGAAGAATACAGTTGACTTTGAGATACAGCGTGCAGAGGCAGAGGCTAATTGTAGTTGTACATAAAATTGC AAACATACCTCTTAAGGATCCGTCCAATATACCAGACCCTTACGTGAAGCTTTATTTGTTGCCGGAAAGAGCGAAGGACAGTAaaaggaaaacacaa GTGATTAAGGACAACTGCAATCCAGTCTTCGATGAAACATTTGAATATGTGATAAACCAAGCAGAGTTGGTGGGGAAACGTCTAGAAGTCACTGTGTGCTCCCAAAAACAACTATTCACCAATAATAGCTTGGGGCAG GTGATCCTTGATCTTAGCCAACTGAATTTGACTCAACCATACAATGCCTGGCTGGATCTGGAGTGTCAAGATTAA
- the Esyt2 gene encoding extended synaptotagmin-2 isoform X3 has protein sequence MSVSKETSDTDVKKTSDFSILGILTSTLKKVSFIGVVYLAGYMQWSVAWLIGPLVLSVIREHWKQSRDQRRNAAKLVALSSEKEVVLARLNDLPAWVFFPDIERAEWLNRIMKQLWPSVNLFVKQIVRDSIQPKLKESLEKFKLSGFKFERIILGTVPFRIGGVKVYDKNIDRNEIVMDLDIFYAGDCDVTFYLSGIKGGIKDFQLHGMLRVVMKPLITSPPLVGGLQVFFLNNPDIDFDLVGVADVLDIPGLSDILRRIVLETVANLMVLPNKFPIKLSEEVEAIDLKTPEPEGVLRVHVVEAKHLMKKDIGMLGKGKSDPYAVITVGAQNFKTKVIDNTVDPKWDYWCEATVSSIEAQYIDCSCFDWDPKVPGQAKDDFLGRATVEISNIVSKGTENTWVVLEQAKHGMIHLRFTWLSLSKDYNDLKSILAETQMLQVSTLSTSLFTVFVDSAKNLPQARMSTKPDPYVTLRVGGTTQETAHIMRTIHPVWENGFTFLVANPENDSFYLNVLDKKTNSDIGHFTFKIKSLADKPDLQVIKQPFPLSKSGPESKIVLSMHLRILKRVQEEQPQSSQPMPLERTESTISTASTDGLPSALKQTEPSGIEELIEDSTVLSLNLAPEINTGEQLIHRNPSVTTSAGEAGLGRIQLTLRYSVQRQRLIVVVHKIANIPLKDPSNIPDPYVKLYLLPERAKDSKRKTQVIKDNCNPVFDETFEYVINQAELVGKRLEVTVCSQKQLFTNNSLGQVILDLSQLNLTQPYNAWLDLECQD, from the exons ATGAGTGTTAGCAAGGAAACTTCTGATACTGATGTGAAAAAAACTAGTGATTTTAGCATATTGGGAATATTAACTAGTACTCTGAAGAAG GTCTCATTTATCGGAGTGGTGTACCTCGCTGGATATATGCAATGGTCTGTAGCATGGTTAATAGGCCCATTGGTGCTTTCAGTCATCCGGGAGCACTGGAAGCAGTCGCGTGACCAGCGAAGAAATGCTGCCAAGTTGGTAGCTCTATCTAGCGAAAAAGAAGTGGTTTTGGCCAGATTGAACGATCTGCCCGCATGG GTTTTTTTCCCGGATATTGAAAGAGCAGAATGGCTAAACAGA ATAATGAAGCAGTTATGGCCCTCTGTAAATCTCTTCGTGAAGCAAATAGTGAGGGATTCTATACAGCCTAAGCTCAAGGAGAGCCTAGAGAAGTTCAAACTTTCAGGGTTCAAGTTTGAGAGAATAATTTTGGGAACGGTG CCCTTCAGGATCGGTGGGGTCAAGGTATATGATAAAAACATCGACAGAAATGAAATAGTTATGGATCTGGATATTTT TTATGCAGGTGACTGCGAtgttacattttatttatccgGTATCAAAGGCGGAATTAAGGATTTCCAG CTGCATGGCATGCTACGTGTCGTTATGAAACCCTTAATAACTTCCCCTCCCTTGGTAGGGGGCTTACAAGTGTTCTTCTTGAACAATCCAGATATCGATTTTGATTTAGTGGGCGTTGCAGATGTTCTCGATATACCAGGGTTGAG CGATATTTTGAGACGTATTGTATTGGAAACTGTGGCTAATTTGATGGTACTGCCGAATAAATTCCCTATAAAACTAAGCGAAGAAGTGGAAGCAATTGATCTGAAGACTCCAGAACCCGAG GGAGTGTTACGGGTCCATGTGGTGGAGGCCAAGCATCTAATGAAAAAAGATATCGGCATGCTTGGCAAGGGAAAGTCGGATCCCTATGCAGTTATAACCGTTGGAGCCCAGAATTTTAAGACCAAAGTCATCGATAATACCGTGGATCCTAAATGGGATTATTGGTGCGAG gcTACTGTGAGTTccattgaagctcaatataTTGATTGTTCATGCTTTGATTGGGATCCGAAAGTCCCTGGCCAAGCGAAGGATGATTTTTTGGGAAG AGCTACAGTTGAAATATCAAACATTGTCTCCAAAGGAACAGAAAATACC TGGGTGGTATTGGAACAAGCTAAACATGGCATGATCCATCTAAGATTTACGTGGCTCTCCTTGAGTAAAGATTACAACGATTTAAAATCC ATTTTAGCAGAAACTCAAATGCTCCAGGTCTCCACATTAAGCACGAGCTTATTCACGGTTTTCGTGGATTCCGCAAAGAATCTTCCT CAAGCCAGAATGTCTACCAAGCCAGATCCGTATGTCACCCTGCGTGTCGGAGGCACCACCCAAGAAACTGCCCATATAATGAGGACAATTCATCCGGTTTGGGAAAACGGCTTCACGTTCTTGGTGGCCAATCCAGAAAACGATTCcttttatttgaatgtctTAGATAAAAAGACCAATTCGGATATTGGAcattttacctttaaaataaaaagtttggcAGATAAGCCAGATTTGCAGGTCATCAAGCAGCCATTCCCTTTGTCCAAGTCCGGGCCGGAAAGTAAAATTGTGCTGTCAATGCATTTAAGG atTCTTAAACGAGTACAAGAAGAACAGCCTCAAAGTAGTCAACCAATGCCACTTGAAAGGACGGAATCCACTATTTCGACAGCTTCAACAG ATGGGCTTCCTTCAGCTTTAAAGCAAACAGAACCAAGCGGCATTGAGGAATTAATTGAAGATTCTACGgttttatctttaaatttaGCTCCTGAAATAAATACAGGGGAACAATTAATACACAGAAATCCTAGTGTAACAAC ATCTGCTGGGGAAGCTGGTTTAGGAAGAATACAGTTGACTTTGAGATACAGCGTGCAGAGGCAGAGGCTAATTGTAGTTGTACATAAAATTGC AAACATACCTCTTAAGGATCCGTCCAATATACCAGACCCTTACGTGAAGCTTTATTTGTTGCCGGAAAGAGCGAAGGACAGTAaaaggaaaacacaa GTGATTAAGGACAACTGCAATCCAGTCTTCGATGAAACATTTGAATATGTGATAAACCAAGCAGAGTTGGTGGGGAAACGTCTAGAAGTCACTGTGTGCTCCCAAAAACAACTATTCACCAATAATAGCTTGGGGCAG GTGATCCTTGATCTTAGCCAACTGAATTTGACTCAACCATACAATGCCTGGCTGGATCTGGAGTGTCAAGATTAA
- the Esyt2 gene encoding extended synaptotagmin-2 isoform X1, producing the protein MSVSKETSDTDVKKTSDFSILGILTSTLKKVSFIGVVYLAGYMQWSVAWLIGPLVLSVIREHWKQSRDQRRNAAKLVALSSEKEVVLARLNDLPAWVFFPDIERAEWLNRIMKQLWPSVNLFVKQIVRDSIQPKLKESLEKFKLSGFKFERIILGTVPFRIGGVKVYDKNIDRNEIVMDLDIFYAGDCDVTFYLSGIKGGIKDFQLHGMLRVVMKPLITSPPLVGGLQVFFLNNPDIDFDLVGVADVLDIPGLSDILRRIVLETVANLMVLPNKFPIKLSEEVEAIDLKTPEPEGVLRVHVVEAKHLMKKDIGMLGKGKSDPYAVITVGAQNFKTKVIDNTVDPKWDYWCEATVSSIEAQYIDCSCFDWDPKVPGQAKDDFLGRATVEISNIVSKGTENTWVVLEQAKHGMIHLRFTWLSLSKDYNDLKSILAETQMLQVSTLSTSLFTVFVDSAKNLPQARMSTKPDPYVTLRVGGTTQETAHIMRTIHPVWENGFTFLVANPENDSFYLNVLDKKTNSDIGHFTFKIKSLADKPDLQVIKQPFPLSKSGPESKIVLSMHLRILKRVQEEQPQSSQPMPLERTESTISTASTDSTQALFKPSDGLPSALKQTEPSGIEELIEDSTVLSLNLAPEINTGEQLIHRNPSVTTSAGEAGLGRIQLTLRYSVQRQRLIVVVHKIANIPLKDPSNIPDPYVKLYLLPERAKDSKRKTQVIKDNCNPVFDETFEYVINQAELVGKRLEVTVCSQKQLFTNNSLGQVILDLSQLNLTQPYNAWLDLECQD; encoded by the exons ATGAGTGTTAGCAAGGAAACTTCTGATACTGATGTGAAAAAAACTAGTGATTTTAGCATATTGGGAATATTAACTAGTACTCTGAAGAAG GTCTCATTTATCGGAGTGGTGTACCTCGCTGGATATATGCAATGGTCTGTAGCATGGTTAATAGGCCCATTGGTGCTTTCAGTCATCCGGGAGCACTGGAAGCAGTCGCGTGACCAGCGAAGAAATGCTGCCAAGTTGGTAGCTCTATCTAGCGAAAAAGAAGTGGTTTTGGCCAGATTGAACGATCTGCCCGCATGG GTTTTTTTCCCGGATATTGAAAGAGCAGAATGGCTAAACAGA ATAATGAAGCAGTTATGGCCCTCTGTAAATCTCTTCGTGAAGCAAATAGTGAGGGATTCTATACAGCCTAAGCTCAAGGAGAGCCTAGAGAAGTTCAAACTTTCAGGGTTCAAGTTTGAGAGAATAATTTTGGGAACGGTG CCCTTCAGGATCGGTGGGGTCAAGGTATATGATAAAAACATCGACAGAAATGAAATAGTTATGGATCTGGATATTTT TTATGCAGGTGACTGCGAtgttacattttatttatccgGTATCAAAGGCGGAATTAAGGATTTCCAG CTGCATGGCATGCTACGTGTCGTTATGAAACCCTTAATAACTTCCCCTCCCTTGGTAGGGGGCTTACAAGTGTTCTTCTTGAACAATCCAGATATCGATTTTGATTTAGTGGGCGTTGCAGATGTTCTCGATATACCAGGGTTGAG CGATATTTTGAGACGTATTGTATTGGAAACTGTGGCTAATTTGATGGTACTGCCGAATAAATTCCCTATAAAACTAAGCGAAGAAGTGGAAGCAATTGATCTGAAGACTCCAGAACCCGAG GGAGTGTTACGGGTCCATGTGGTGGAGGCCAAGCATCTAATGAAAAAAGATATCGGCATGCTTGGCAAGGGAAAGTCGGATCCCTATGCAGTTATAACCGTTGGAGCCCAGAATTTTAAGACCAAAGTCATCGATAATACCGTGGATCCTAAATGGGATTATTGGTGCGAG gcTACTGTGAGTTccattgaagctcaatataTTGATTGTTCATGCTTTGATTGGGATCCGAAAGTCCCTGGCCAAGCGAAGGATGATTTTTTGGGAAG AGCTACAGTTGAAATATCAAACATTGTCTCCAAAGGAACAGAAAATACC TGGGTGGTATTGGAACAAGCTAAACATGGCATGATCCATCTAAGATTTACGTGGCTCTCCTTGAGTAAAGATTACAACGATTTAAAATCC ATTTTAGCAGAAACTCAAATGCTCCAGGTCTCCACATTAAGCACGAGCTTATTCACGGTTTTCGTGGATTCCGCAAAGAATCTTCCT CAAGCCAGAATGTCTACCAAGCCAGATCCGTATGTCACCCTGCGTGTCGGAGGCACCACCCAAGAAACTGCCCATATAATGAGGACAATTCATCCGGTTTGGGAAAACGGCTTCACGTTCTTGGTGGCCAATCCAGAAAACGATTCcttttatttgaatgtctTAGATAAAAAGACCAATTCGGATATTGGAcattttacctttaaaataaaaagtttggcAGATAAGCCAGATTTGCAGGTCATCAAGCAGCCATTCCCTTTGTCCAAGTCCGGGCCGGAAAGTAAAATTGTGCTGTCAATGCATTTAAGG atTCTTAAACGAGTACAAGAAGAACAGCCTCAAAGTAGTCAACCAATGCCACTTGAAAGGACGGAATCCACTATTTCGACAGCTTCAACAG ATTCAACTCAAGCCCTTTTTAAACCTTCAGATGGGCTTCCTTCAGCTTTAAAGCAAACAGAACCAAGCGGCATTGAGGAATTAATTGAAGATTCTACGgttttatctttaaatttaGCTCCTGAAATAAATACAGGGGAACAATTAATACACAGAAATCCTAGTGTAACAAC ATCTGCTGGGGAAGCTGGTTTAGGAAGAATACAGTTGACTTTGAGATACAGCGTGCAGAGGCAGAGGCTAATTGTAGTTGTACATAAAATTGC AAACATACCTCTTAAGGATCCGTCCAATATACCAGACCCTTACGTGAAGCTTTATTTGTTGCCGGAAAGAGCGAAGGACAGTAaaaggaaaacacaa GTGATTAAGGACAACTGCAATCCAGTCTTCGATGAAACATTTGAATATGTGATAAACCAAGCAGAGTTGGTGGGGAAACGTCTAGAAGTCACTGTGTGCTCCCAAAAACAACTATTCACCAATAATAGCTTGGGGCAG GTGATCCTTGATCTTAGCCAACTGAATTTGACTCAACCATACAATGCCTGGCTGGATCTGGAGTGTCAAGATTAA
- the LOC136340067 gene encoding uncharacterized protein, whose product MPLSCKCLGKFSFCCPCKLNVLGYASGCLGIIWRLILLVFISTSLSKVTSYDPNIYSIFLSTFLAYISVSFVINCIFIYGICKKRMYFLIPYVTIVALEMVIGVMVLSGIIMILFSIGAIAMAIYFIIIAILIIGIHFTLWLYNILLYKEFQHESLFRNQNGSPIQITEMAS is encoded by the exons atgccaTTAAGTTGTAAGTGTTTagggaaattttctttttgttgcCCGTGTAAGCTTAATGTTCTGGGCTATGCTTCAGGATGTCTAGGAATT aTATGGAGATTAATATTGCTAGTTTTTATTTCGACTTCATTGTCCAAAGTTACCAGCTACGATCCTAATATATATTCTATATTTCTATCCACCTTTCTAGCATACATTTCTGTGTCATTTGTGATaaactgtatttttatttacgggATATGCAAA AAGAGGATGTATTTCTTAATACCATATGTAACTATAGTTGCCCTGGAAATGGTTATTGGGGTGATGGTTTTATCCGGAATAATAATGATCCTGTTTTCTATAGGGGCGATCGCTATGGCCATATACTTTATTATTATAGCGATATTAATTATAG GCATACACTTTACACTATGGCTTTACAACATCTTATTGTACAAAGAATTTCAACATGAATCTTTATTCAGGAATCAAAATGGAAGTCCTATTCAAATTACCGAAATGGCAAGTTAG